One genomic window of Candidatus Pseudobacter hemicellulosilyticus includes the following:
- a CDS encoding OmpA family protein, which translates to MKMIRNTLTGIMAASVVMAGCQNMTKTQKGAAIGTAGGAAAGAVIGKAAGNTALGAIIGAAVGGVTGTVIGKKMDKQAEQIKNEVPGATVERVGEGIVVKFADNVLFGFDRSDLSATAQGNLDKLATVLKNNPDTDIEIQGHTDARGTDAYNQTLSEKRANSCAAYLKNKGVASSRITAKGYGKTAPVATNDTEEGRAQNRRVNFVISANEKMKADAQKEGN; encoded by the coding sequence ATGAAAATGATCAGAAACACCCTGACAGGAATTATGGCGGCCTCAGTAGTAATGGCGGGCTGCCAGAACATGACGAAAACCCAAAAAGGAGCAGCCATCGGAACAGCAGGTGGCGCAGCTGCCGGCGCCGTTATCGGTAAAGCCGCAGGTAATACTGCCCTGGGAGCCATCATCGGCGCAGCCGTAGGTGGTGTAACCGGTACCGTTATCGGGAAGAAAATGGACAAACAGGCTGAGCAAATTAAGAACGAAGTACCCGGCGCTACGGTAGAACGTGTTGGCGAGGGTATTGTAGTAAAATTTGCGGACAATGTATTGTTCGGTTTTGACCGGTCCGATCTTTCGGCCACTGCCCAGGGCAACCTGGACAAACTGGCTACCGTCCTGAAAAATAATCCGGATACAGATATCGAGATCCAGGGCCATACTGACGCCCGGGGTACCGATGCCTACAACCAGACCCTCTCTGAAAAAAGAGCTAACTCCTGCGCCGCTTACCTGAAAAATAAAGGCGTAGCCAGCTCCCGCATCACTGCCAAGGGTTATGGCAAAACAGCTCCCGTGGCTACCAACGACACAGAAGAAGGTCGCGCACAGAACCGCCGCGTGAACTTCGTGATCAGCGCTAACGAAAAAATGAAAGCAGACGCCCAGAAAGAAGGCAACTAA
- a CDS encoding tetratricopeptide repeat protein yields MSRRNRFVEKARKEMLTNKPDHEKAFDWLMRAAEQNDAEALYAIATWYLHGEYVRKNRKTAVQYLLRAIEGNYPSAYYDLAICYEKGAGIEKDPIAAFKCYLQAALLGDKQSLYEVGRCYYWGLGIARDPELANIWRTHARLNGIVD; encoded by the coding sequence ATGTCCCGCAGGAACAGGTTTGTAGAAAAAGCCCGGAAAGAAATGCTGACAAATAAGCCGGATCACGAAAAAGCATTTGACTGGCTGATGCGTGCCGCTGAGCAAAATGACGCAGAAGCATTGTATGCCATAGCCACATGGTACTTGCATGGAGAGTATGTCAGGAAAAACAGGAAGACTGCTGTTCAATATTTGCTGAGGGCTATTGAAGGGAATTATCCTTCCGCCTATTATGACCTGGCTATATGTTATGAAAAAGGGGCGGGGATAGAAAAAGATCCTATTGCAGCCTTTAAATGTTATTTGCAGGCTGCCTTGTTGGGAGATAAGCAATCGCTCTATGAAGTAGGACGATGTTATTATTGGGGTCTCGGAATTGCCAGGGATCCTGAGCTGGCGAATATCTGGCGGACACATGCCCGGTTAAATGGAATTGTTGACTGA
- a CDS encoding homoserine dehydrogenase: protein MDAHKQLTIGLFGFGVVGEGLYKVLQQTPSLKASIKKVCIKNPGKKRNAPAELFTTDKNDLLNDSEINVIVEVINESEPAFEIVSTALKNGKDVVSASKKMIAEHLPELLQLQQETGRSFLCEAAACASIPVIRNLEEYYDNDLLHSIKAIVNGSTNFILTKMFEDKLDFREALLLAQQLGFAETDPKLDVEGYDAVNKWAFLLTHAYGIVQHPDKLVFNGIQNVQGGDAVVATEKHFDIKLVAQAKKLQNGKVAAFVLPQFVKHDDHLTFVKNEYNGVVIESGFADKQFFYGKGAGSFPTASAVLSDLSALRYQYRYEYKKLYHHTPLELTNDFYVRVYVSFDDWKYIPKERFEWIEEWHAETDRKYLVGVVAFNELRENKWWKENNTSLILAPEAIIEDVEIRKLKKKSLELAGII from the coding sequence ATGGACGCACATAAACAACTAACGATCGGTCTCTTCGGATTTGGCGTAGTAGGCGAAGGCCTCTACAAGGTTCTCCAGCAGACCCCCTCCCTGAAGGCCAGCATTAAAAAGGTCTGTATCAAAAACCCGGGCAAAAAGCGCAATGCCCCGGCCGAACTCTTTACCACAGATAAAAATGACCTGCTTAACGATAGCGAGATCAACGTGATCGTAGAGGTGATCAATGAATCGGAGCCCGCTTTCGAGATCGTCTCCACCGCCCTGAAGAACGGCAAGGACGTAGTAAGCGCCAGCAAGAAAATGATTGCCGAACACTTACCGGAACTGCTGCAGCTGCAGCAGGAAACAGGCCGCTCCTTCCTCTGCGAAGCCGCCGCCTGCGCTTCCATCCCCGTGATCCGCAACCTGGAAGAATATTACGACAATGACCTGCTGCATTCCATCAAGGCCATCGTCAACGGCTCTACCAATTTCATCCTCACCAAGATGTTTGAGGACAAACTGGACTTCCGGGAAGCCCTGCTCCTGGCCCAGCAGCTCGGCTTTGCTGAAACCGATCCCAAACTGGACGTGGAAGGCTATGACGCCGTGAACAAATGGGCTTTCCTGCTCACCCATGCCTATGGCATTGTGCAGCACCCGGACAAACTGGTCTTTAACGGTATCCAGAACGTTCAGGGTGGCGATGCAGTAGTAGCCACCGAAAAACATTTCGATATCAAACTGGTAGCCCAGGCTAAAAAATTACAGAACGGCAAAGTAGCCGCTTTTGTACTTCCCCAGTTTGTTAAACATGACGACCACCTGACCTTTGTAAAGAACGAATACAATGGCGTGGTGATTGAGAGTGGCTTTGCCGACAAACAGTTCTTCTACGGCAAAGGCGCCGGCTCCTTCCCGACCGCTTCCGCCGTGCTGAGCGACCTCTCCGCCCTCCGTTACCAGTACCGTTATGAGTACAAAAAGCTCTACCACCATACTCCATTAGAACTCACCAATGATTTCTATGTACGGGTATACGTCAGCTTTGACGACTGGAAATATATCCCCAAAGAGAGATTTGAGTGGATTGAAGAATGGCATGCTGAAACCGACCGGAAATACCTGGTAGGTGTAGTGGCCTTCAATGAGCTGCGCGAGAACAAATGGTGGAAGGAGAACAATACTTCCCTGATCCTGGCGCCTGAAGCTATCATTGAAGATGTGGAGATCCGCAAGCTGAAGAAGAAGAGCCTGGAACTGGCAGGGATTATTTAA
- the queF gene encoding preQ(1) synthase: MQEVIKTYKDIDRSLLKGIPNPTGNAYEIKIKIPEFTFLGVKEQPDFAVIYLTFYPGKKVIELKSLKQYIFQLRNIVASYERLINIIYDDLLSVYEPERMRLVMVCNPRGGISSKLTIDSDWKIRGGKEAFSDWKNYIEDEWEVRM; this comes from the coding sequence ATGCAAGAAGTAATAAAGACCTATAAAGACATTGACCGCAGCCTCCTGAAAGGCATCCCCAATCCAACAGGTAATGCCTACGAAATAAAGATCAAGATCCCGGAATTCACTTTCCTGGGCGTAAAAGAGCAACCCGATTTTGCCGTGATCTACCTGACCTTTTATCCCGGCAAAAAAGTGATAGAGCTTAAATCGCTGAAACAGTACATTTTTCAGCTGCGCAATATTGTAGCCTCTTACGAGCGGCTGATAAACATTATTTACGATGATCTGTTATCGGTTTACGAACCGGAGCGAATGCGCCTGGTGATGGTCTGCAACCCACGCGGCGGCATCAGCTCCAAGCTCACCATTGACTCGGACTGGAAGATCAGGGGCGGAAAAGAAGCCTTCAGCGACTGGAAAAACTATATTGAGGACGAATGGGAAGTGAGGATGTAA
- a CDS encoding family 16 glycosylhydrolase — protein MKYPLPKLFLPASFFILLLASAGCGKSGGGEQVTPKLSMSDLSVAEGNGGANIIEVVLTLDRASSQTVTVAASTIEGTAKAGEDYNPLNKLPVSFRPGETQVVIPVSIVGDDIREADETFQLRLENPVNAVMLKGTVTITLGNDDTRVPFSNTGYEAPTSYPGYTLAWSDEFTGSALDASNWVAETGDGCPNLCGWGNNELQYYMQPSSNLFLQDGKMIIEARAESYGGKNYSSSRIKTQGKRSFTFGRIDIRAILPYGKGIWPAVWMMPQNSVYGNWPTSGELDIMEHVGHELSRVHGTVHYGPGPQSISVSRSYDLPAGKFNDGFHVFSIEWEKDEIRWYVDNTLFSTFNKAAAGTNTYPFNEAFYLIVNLAVGGNWPGAPDAETSFPKWLILDYIRVYQR, from the coding sequence ATGAAGTATCCGCTACCGAAACTGTTCTTACCCGCTTCTTTTTTTATCCTCCTGCTGGCTTCAGCGGGCTGCGGAAAAAGTGGCGGCGGCGAGCAGGTGACGCCCAAACTCTCTATGAGTGATCTGTCCGTGGCTGAAGGCAATGGCGGCGCCAATATCATTGAAGTAGTGCTGACGCTCGACAGGGCCAGTTCACAGACAGTAACCGTTGCAGCCAGTACCATTGAAGGGACCGCCAAAGCAGGGGAGGATTATAACCCGCTCAATAAGCTGCCGGTCAGCTTCAGGCCTGGTGAAACACAGGTAGTGATCCCGGTCAGTATTGTAGGCGATGATATCCGCGAAGCAGACGAGACCTTCCAGCTACGGTTAGAAAACCCTGTCAATGCAGTGATGCTGAAAGGAACTGTTACCATCACGCTGGGGAATGATGATACCAGGGTGCCTTTTTCCAATACCGGCTATGAGGCGCCTACTTCGTATCCTGGCTATACCCTCGCCTGGAGTGATGAATTCACCGGCAGTGCGCTGGATGCCAGTAACTGGGTGGCGGAAACAGGGGACGGCTGCCCCAATCTCTGTGGCTGGGGTAATAACGAGCTGCAATACTATATGCAGCCTTCCAGTAACCTATTCCTCCAGGATGGCAAAATGATCATTGAAGCAAGAGCGGAAAGCTATGGCGGGAAAAATTATTCTTCCTCCCGGATCAAAACACAGGGCAAGCGCAGCTTTACGTTTGGCCGGATAGATATCAGGGCCATTCTGCCCTATGGTAAAGGGATCTGGCCCGCAGTATGGATGATGCCGCAGAACAGTGTATATGGTAACTGGCCCACCAGCGGTGAGCTGGATATCATGGAGCATGTAGGTCATGAACTGTCCAGGGTGCATGGTACCGTTCATTACGGTCCGGGACCACAAAGCATCTCCGTGTCCAGGAGCTATGACCTGCCTGCCGGTAAGTTCAATGATGGATTTCATGTTTTTTCCATAGAGTGGGAAAAAGATGAGATCAGGTGGTACGTTGACAATACCCTGTTCTCTACTTTCAACAAAGCAGCTGCAGGTACTAATACTTATCCGTTCAATGAGGCATTTTACCTGATCGTGAACCTGGCCGTAGGTGGTAACTGGCCCGGCGCACCTGATGCAGAGACCAGCTTCCCGAAATGGCTGATCCTGGATTATATCAGGGTATACCAGCGATAA
- a CDS encoding porin family protein — translation MKTKLFLLTALLTTGVAAVNAQTSFGIRAGVNFQNLNGEDVTGDDFDYKLKTGFHVGVNAEIPLAAEFYLQPGVLFSMKGAKADDDNDTKVNIGYIEVPINFLFKPELGNGKLLLGVGPYVGFGVTGKIKGDGDDVDIEFANEASGLDALRTIRRFDAGGNLLFGYEFSNKLSLQLNAQLGMLNIAPDIEGVPDNDYKIKNTGFGVSVGYRF, via the coding sequence ATGAAAACAAAACTTTTTCTGCTCACTGCCCTGCTTACCACTGGCGTAGCAGCTGTGAATGCACAAACGAGCTTTGGTATACGCGCTGGCGTGAATTTCCAGAACCTGAACGGCGAAGACGTTACAGGTGATGATTTTGATTATAAATTGAAAACAGGTTTCCATGTAGGCGTAAATGCGGAAATCCCACTGGCCGCGGAATTCTATTTACAACCGGGCGTTTTATTCAGCATGAAAGGTGCAAAAGCGGATGATGACAATGATACCAAGGTTAATATAGGTTACATAGAAGTACCCATCAACTTCCTGTTCAAACCTGAGTTGGGCAATGGTAAGCTGCTGCTCGGCGTTGGACCCTATGTAGGCTTTGGTGTAACCGGTAAGATAAAAGGCGATGGCGACGATGTTGACATTGAATTTGCCAATGAAGCATCCGGGCTCGATGCCCTTCGGACCATCCGTCGTTTCGATGCAGGTGGCAACCTGCTCTTCGGCTATGAGTTCAGCAATAAATTGTCCCTGCAGCTGAACGCCCAACTGGGTATGCTGAATATTGCGCCGGATATTGAAGGCGTCCCCGACAACGATTACAAGATAAAAAATACCGGCTTCGGCGTATCTGTAGGCTACCGGTTCTAA
- the uvrA gene encoding excinuclease ABC subunit UvrA, with protein MAKAKVNKDVLVENGQGNSKEPLDAIEVFGARVHNLKNIDISIPKNKLVVITGISGSGKSSLAFDTIYAEGQRRYMESFGAYARQFIGDMERPDVDKITGLSPVISIEQKTTNKNPRSTVGTITEVYDFMRLLYARVGEAYSYNTGKKMVKFSEEEIVDNIYKKYKNKKISLLAPLVRGRKGHYRELFEDIRKKGYLKVRVDGEVKDLAPKMQVDRYKIHDIEVVIDRMAVTDDMKVRVSQSVQKALQMGKDLLFLLVNDTNKVVQYSKQLMCEDTGISYEEPSPNSFSFNSPYGACPTCKGLGVVYQISMDAIVPDWDLSINKGGLAPLGEERENYVFNQVQKLAKQHKFSLDTPLNKMPAKALNLVLYGNETGPQEEHLDFDTVEGNVYAEEYEGLVPQLKRWFAGSSSDAIRQWVEQFMELKTCSTCDGARLKKESLWFKVDGENISQISEQNLDKLMRWFVNIEDRLSDKQNAIAKDVLKEIRERLQFLLDVGLTYLTLNRASRTLSGGESQRIRLATQIGSQLQGITYILDEPSIGLHQRDNHQLIQALQNLRNIGNSVLVVEHDKDIMMAADHLVDIGPKAGYHGGRIVAQGDPKALLKLDTLTSSYLNGHRAIVVPTERRKGNGKTLELKGAKGNNLKNVDVKFPLGKFIAVTGVSGSGKSTLINETLYPILSKHAYNSKLQALEYKTVKGLDNIDKVIEIDQSPIGRTPRSNPATYCGFFTDIRTLFAAVPEAKIRGYNAGRFSFNVKGGRCDVCEGGGMRVIEMNFLPDVYVPCEKCQGKRYNRETLEIRYKGKSISDVLDMTVDDAVEFFENVPYIYRKIKVLQEVGLGYITLGQSAVTLSGGEAQRVKLSTELSKKDTGKTFYILDEPTTGLHFEDIQHLLEVLNKLVDRGNTVLVIEHNLDVVKVADHIIDLGPEGGDGGGRILFEGLPEDLVKVKESHTGKFLKDELK; from the coding sequence ATGGCAAAAGCGAAAGTTAACAAGGATGTGTTAGTGGAAAACGGACAAGGTAACAGCAAAGAACCCCTGGATGCTATTGAAGTTTTCGGCGCCAGGGTACACAACCTGAAGAACATTGATATCAGCATTCCCAAAAATAAACTGGTGGTCATTACCGGTATCAGCGGCAGCGGAAAATCTTCCCTGGCATTTGATACTATATACGCAGAAGGTCAGCGTCGGTACATGGAAAGTTTCGGCGCCTACGCCCGGCAGTTCATCGGTGATATGGAGCGCCCGGACGTGGATAAGATCACGGGCCTGTCGCCGGTGATCTCCATTGAGCAGAAGACCACCAACAAAAATCCCCGCTCTACGGTAGGCACTATTACAGAGGTGTACGATTTCATGCGCCTGCTCTACGCCCGTGTGGGTGAAGCCTACAGCTACAACACCGGCAAAAAGATGGTGAAGTTCAGCGAGGAAGAAATAGTGGATAATATCTACAAAAAATATAAGAACAAAAAGATCTCCCTGCTGGCGCCCCTGGTGCGTGGCCGGAAAGGTCATTACCGGGAACTCTTTGAAGATATCCGGAAAAAAGGCTACCTGAAAGTGCGGGTGGATGGCGAGGTGAAAGACCTGGCGCCCAAGATGCAGGTAGACCGCTACAAGATCCACGATATTGAAGTGGTGATAGATCGTATGGCGGTGACCGATGATATGAAGGTCCGTGTAAGCCAGAGTGTACAGAAAGCCCTTCAGATGGGTAAGGACCTGCTCTTCCTGCTGGTGAATGATACCAACAAGGTAGTGCAGTATTCCAAGCAGCTGATGTGTGAGGACACCGGCATCAGCTATGAAGAGCCTTCGCCCAATTCCTTTTCTTTCAACAGCCCTTACGGCGCCTGTCCTACCTGTAAAGGACTGGGGGTGGTATACCAGATCAGTATGGATGCCATTGTACCCGACTGGGACCTGAGCATCAACAAAGGCGGCCTGGCCCCGCTGGGAGAGGAAAGGGAAAACTATGTATTTAACCAGGTCCAGAAGCTGGCCAAACAACATAAGTTCAGCCTGGACACGCCCCTGAATAAAATGCCGGCCAAGGCCCTTAACCTGGTCCTGTACGGCAATGAGACCGGCCCCCAGGAAGAACACCTGGACTTTGATACTGTGGAAGGCAATGTGTATGCAGAGGAGTATGAAGGACTGGTGCCCCAGCTCAAACGCTGGTTTGCCGGCAGCTCCAGTGATGCCATTCGCCAGTGGGTGGAACAGTTCATGGAACTGAAGACCTGCAGCACCTGCGATGGCGCCCGCCTTAAAAAGGAAAGTCTCTGGTTCAAAGTGGATGGTGAAAATATTTCCCAGATCAGCGAGCAGAACCTCGATAAGCTGATGCGCTGGTTTGTCAATATTGAAGACCGCCTGAGTGATAAGCAGAACGCTATTGCCAAGGATGTGCTGAAAGAGATCCGGGAGCGCCTGCAGTTCCTGCTGGACGTGGGTTTGACCTACCTCACGCTTAACCGTGCTTCCAGGACGCTTAGCGGCGGGGAATCCCAGCGGATCAGGCTGGCTACCCAGATCGGATCGCAGCTGCAGGGTATCACCTATATTCTGGACGAACCAAGTATCGGGCTGCACCAGCGGGATAATCACCAGCTGATCCAGGCCCTCCAGAACCTGCGCAATATTGGTAACAGTGTGCTGGTAGTGGAACATGATAAGGATATCATGATGGCGGCTGATCACCTGGTGGATATTGGTCCCAAAGCTGGCTATCATGGCGGCAGGATAGTGGCCCAGGGTGATCCCAAAGCATTGCTGAAGCTGGATACGCTGACCTCTTCCTACCTCAATGGCCACCGGGCTATTGTAGTGCCTACGGAAAGGCGTAAGGGGAATGGAAAGACCCTGGAGCTGAAAGGCGCCAAAGGCAATAACCTGAAGAATGTGGATGTGAAGTTCCCGCTGGGGAAATTCATTGCGGTAACGGGTGTTAGCGGCAGCGGTAAGAGTACCCTGATCAATGAAACATTATACCCCATCCTGAGTAAACATGCCTACAATTCCAAATTGCAGGCGCTGGAATACAAAACGGTGAAAGGGCTGGACAATATTGATAAAGTGATCGAGATTGACCAGTCGCCCATTGGCCGTACCCCCCGCAGTAACCCTGCTACCTACTGTGGTTTCTTTACGGATATCCGTACGTTGTTTGCGGCGGTGCCGGAAGCCAAGATCCGCGGGTACAATGCCGGGCGCTTTTCCTTCAATGTGAAAGGTGGCCGCTGTGATGTATGTGAAGGCGGCGGTATGCGGGTCATTGAAATGAACTTCCTGCCTGATGTATATGTCCCCTGCGAAAAATGCCAGGGCAAGCGGTATAACCGGGAGACCCTGGAGATCCGGTACAAAGGAAAGTCCATCAGTGATGTGCTGGACATGACGGTGGATGATGCCGTGGAGTTCTTTGAGAACGTACCCTATATCTACCGGAAGATAAAGGTCCTGCAGGAAGTGGGACTGGGCTATATCACCCTGGGGCAGTCCGCCGTAACATTAAGCGGCGGCGAAGCGCAGCGGGTGAAGCTCTCTACCGAATTATCCAAGAAGGATACGGGCAAGACCTTTTATATTCTGGACGAACCAACCACCGGGCTGCATTTTGAAGATATCCAGCACCTGCTG
- a CDS encoding PLP-dependent aspartate aminotransferase family protein has protein sequence MQATTQLIHSIPVDPLTGAVSVPIYQTSTFVQDAPGVNKGYDYSRSGNPTRATLETLVAQLEGGSVGLAFGSGLAAIDAVAKLLKTGDEIVAVDDIYGGAYRLFTQVYEQFGIKITFVDTSDPEKVFNAITPKTKLIWLETPTNPTLKISDIEAIAKIAKANRCLLCVDNTFATPALQQPLLLGADLVVHSATKYLGGHSDLIAGLVVAKDPELGARLKFLQNACGNVLGPFDSWLTIRGIETLHLRMKQHGSSALSIARYLEQHPAVDKVFYPGLSTHAGHDIAKKQSKGFGGIVSFTLKNDTIEAATAFATSTELFKLAESLGGIKSLVSHSAQMTHKSIPAETRRAAGVADSLLRLSLGLEDAEDLIKDLEQAFAKASQAQPATLTKEAAC, from the coding sequence ATGCAAGCGACAACACAACTCATTCACAGCATTCCCGTAGATCCGTTAACAGGCGCCGTATCCGTTCCTATTTACCAGACCTCCACCTTCGTGCAGGATGCACCCGGTGTGAACAAAGGATACGATTATTCACGTAGCGGCAATCCTACCCGCGCCACCCTGGAAACCCTGGTAGCACAGCTGGAAGGCGGCTCCGTGGGACTGGCCTTTGGCAGCGGACTGGCAGCTATTGATGCAGTAGCCAAACTGCTGAAGACCGGCGACGAAATTGTTGCCGTGGACGATATCTATGGCGGCGCCTACCGGCTCTTCACCCAGGTGTATGAGCAGTTCGGTATCAAGATCACTTTTGTAGATACTTCTGATCCCGAAAAGGTCTTCAACGCCATCACCCCCAAAACAAAACTGATCTGGCTGGAAACGCCCACCAACCCCACGCTCAAGATCTCCGACATTGAGGCCATTGCCAAAATTGCCAAAGCCAACCGATGTTTACTTTGCGTGGATAATACTTTTGCTACACCCGCCCTTCAGCAACCTCTTTTACTGGGAGCTGACCTGGTAGTGCATAGCGCCACCAAATACCTGGGCGGCCATAGCGACCTTATTGCCGGGCTGGTAGTGGCCAAAGACCCTGAACTGGGCGCCCGCCTCAAGTTCCTGCAGAACGCCTGTGGCAATGTGCTGGGCCCCTTTGACAGCTGGCTCACCATCCGGGGCATTGAAACCCTGCACCTGCGCATGAAACAACATGGCAGCAGCGCACTCAGCATTGCCCGGTACCTGGAGCAGCATCCCGCTGTTGACAAAGTCTTCTACCCCGGCCTGTCCACCCATGCCGGTCATGATATTGCCAAAAAACAATCCAAAGGTTTTGGCGGCATCGTATCCTTCACCCTGAAAAATGATACCATAGAAGCAGCCACCGCTTTTGCCACTTCTACGGAACTCTTTAAACTGGCGGAAAGCCTCGGCGGCATCAAGAGCCTGGTCAGCCACTCCGCCCAGATGACCCATAAATCCATTCCCGCTGAAACACGCCGCGCCGCCGGTGTGGCCGACAGCCTGCTGCGCCTCAGCCTGGGCCTGGAAGACGCCGAAGACCTGATCAAAGACCTGGAACAGGCTTTTGCCAAAGCCAGCCAGGCCCAACCCGCCACCCTGACAAAGGAAGCAGCCTGTTAA
- a CDS encoding glycoside hydrolase family 16 protein yields MMKHHQRAGFFMPMLIAGAAVFTQCSGPAKMTDPTRGKEVVFFDDFAGDGLDRTKWNVEVTGNTFNNEQQAYVDSVLTIYTASGEAAGGAKNALVIHPRYSPGWVTREGNKFDFLSGRITSKDKVEFTYGTVAARIKLSSGAGLWPAWWMLGSKANWPQGGEIDIMENIGEADWANAALHGPGYSGETPFVDRQYFKAGQDVTDWHIYAVEWTPESLVFTYDGKPMFRITKTMVAHYGKWVFDDPQFLLLNFALGGGFPFKINGVKQPYYGLPQETVDKIKANECKMLVDWVRITK; encoded by the coding sequence ATGATGAAACACCATCAGCGCGCAGGATTTTTTATGCCCATGCTGATTGCAGGGGCCGCAGTTTTCACTCAATGTTCCGGTCCGGCTAAAATGACTGATCCTACCCGGGGAAAGGAAGTCGTATTCTTTGATGATTTTGCCGGCGATGGTCTTGACAGGACCAAATGGAATGTGGAGGTGACCGGGAATACGTTCAATAATGAGCAACAGGCCTATGTGGATTCTGTGCTGACCATTTATACGGCGAGCGGCGAAGCGGCGGGTGGCGCTAAAAATGCGCTTGTGATCCATCCCCGGTATTCTCCCGGCTGGGTAACCAGGGAAGGCAATAAGTTCGATTTCCTTTCCGGCAGGATCACCTCAAAGGATAAAGTGGAATTTACTTACGGTACCGTTGCTGCCCGTATCAAGCTCAGCAGTGGCGCCGGCCTCTGGCCTGCCTGGTGGATGCTGGGCAGCAAGGCCAACTGGCCTCAGGGTGGAGAGATAGATATCATGGAAAATATCGGTGAAGCGGACTGGGCCAATGCGGCGCTTCATGGTCCCGGTTACAGTGGTGAAACACCTTTTGTAGACAGGCAATATTTCAAGGCCGGGCAGGATGTTACCGACTGGCATATCTATGCCGTGGAATGGACGCCCGAGAGCCTGGTCTTTACATACGATGGCAAACCGATGTTCAGGATCACCAAAACAATGGTGGCGCATTATGGTAAGTGGGTCTTTGACGATCCCCAGTTCCTGCTGCTGAACTTTGCACTGGGTGGAGGTTTCCCTTTCAAGATCAATGGCGTTAAACAACCTTATTATGGCCTGCCACAGGAAACTGTGGACAAGATAAAAGCCAATGAATGTAAAATGCTGGTAGACTGGGTACGGATCACTAAGTAA